The Lepisosteus oculatus isolate fLepOcu1 chromosome 4, fLepOcu1.hap2, whole genome shotgun sequence genome window below encodes:
- the kifbp gene encoding KIF-binding protein, producing the protein MAASATSELSSLCEKYSRVVTLSEVESRKDPETDPFRSKYKARELLKEIICTLRNQYIGEDDGESDQPQKDQILEGSDSEGCGSGCVGGSPAALRAAKLGVIEHLLGVNHVETEELSAGEEHLMNCLKLLDKYSMSRENISINIQTRNQLGILWAGRDETEKAQGFLETAESLYIQYMKQDGQPPMDLSDFFVTEGESVLDQERTKRFEMAHTYTLYYLAQVYKNLEQYEKAGRYCHTTLQRQLEFNHFVPLEWAINAATLSQYYITKSRYMEGRHCLAAAVVVAGLAGEVPSEAAAQENEAEGEKREQLRQKRAEIARCWIKYCLNLLQDAKKLLEDNIGELDVERQAELKARRRQEDEEEEKGLKSAILFGSRDIFDSILALEEKVSCAYPLDFEEARAIFLVGQNYVTEAKEYFQMDGHVTDHIEVVQDHSALFKALSFFEEDYERRCKMHKRRIDMLEPICKDLNAQYYLLICRQLQFELAETYYEMMDLKLALADKQDELDAHTVKKFNHLCAASIKYYKMFLDSIRTPDGKFPEKLEDDVLRPALVAKFRVARLYGRIICPDGATQLENLDKSLECYRFVVDYCEQDTEAKKAVETELELSEEMAGLLPIKIERLRAKQAALN; encoded by the exons ATGGCTGCTTCTGCAACATCAGAGTTGAGCTCCCTATGTGAAAAATACAGCCGCGTCGTTACTCTTTCTGAGGTAGAATCCAGGAAGGACCCGGAGACTGACCCTTTTCGCTCCAAGTACAAAGCCAGGGAGCTTCTGAAGGAGATCATCTGTACCCTGAGGAACCAGTATATCGGGGAGGATGACGGGGAAAGCGACCAGCCCCAGAAGGATCAGATTCTTGAGGGTTCAGACTCAGAGGGATGTGGGAGCGGTTGTGTCGGGGGCTCGCCAGCCGCCCTCAGGGCAGCAAAACTCGGAGTGATCGAGCACCTTCTAGGGGTAAACCATGTGGAGACTGAAGAACTTTCCGCTGGAGAGGAACATCTGATGAACTGCCTCAAACTGCTGGATAAATACAGCATGTCACGGGAAAACATCTCTATAAACATACAGACCAGG AATCAGTTGGGTATTCTGTGGGCTGGACGAGATGAAACTGAGAAGGCGCAGGGTTTTCTGGAAACTGCAGAGTCTCTGTACATTCAGTACATGAAACAG GATGGACAGCCCCCAATGGATCTCAGTGACTTCTTTGTGACAGAAGGGGAAAGTGTATTGGACCAAGAAAGAACAAAAAG ATTTGAAATGGCTCACACTTACACATTGTATTACTTGGCTCAAGTCTACAAGAACCTGGAACAGTACGAAAAAGCTGGCCGGTACTGCCACACCACTCTTCAGAGGCAGCTGGAGTTTAACCACTTTGTTCCTCTAGAATGGGCCATCAATGCTGCAACATTGTCCCAGTATTACATTACTAAG TCTCGTTATATGGAGGGAAGGCACTGCTTAGCTGCGGCTGTTGTGGTTGCAGGCCTGGCAGGCGAGGTGCCGTCAGAAGCAGCAGCGCAGGAGA ACGAGGCAGAGGGTGAAAAGAGGGAGCAGCTTCGTCAGAAGAGAGCTGAAATAGCCCGGTGCTGGATAAAATACTGCTTGAATCTTCTGCAGGATGCCAAAAAACTCCTAGAG GATAATATTGGCGAGCTGGATGTGGAGCGTCAGGCGGAACTGAAAGCGCGCCGCCGGCaggaggacgaggaggaggagaaagGCCTGAAGAGCGCCATCTTGTTTGGCTCCAGGGACATCTTCGATTCCATTTTGGCCCTGGAGGAGAAGGTGAGTTGCGCCTACCCTCTGGATTTCGAGGAAGCCCGGGCCATCTTCCTGGTGGGGCAGAACTACGTGACCGAGGCCAAAGAATACTTCCAGATGGATGGCCACGTCACGGACCACATCGAGGTGGTGCAAGACCACAGCGCTCTCTTCAAGGCCCTGTCCTTCTTCGAGGAGGACTACGAGAGGCGCTGCAAGATGCACAAACGGCGCATCGACATGCTGGAGCCCATCTGCAAGGACCTGAACGCCCAGTACTATCTCCTCATCTGCCGGCAGCTGCAGTTCGAGCTGGCTGAGACCTACTACGAGATGATGGACCTCAAGCTGGCCCTGGCCGACAAGCAGGACGAGCTGGACGCGCACACCGTCAAGAAGTTCAACCACCTCTGCGCGGCCTCCATCAAGTACTACAAGATGTTTCTGGACTCCATCAGGACGCCCGACGGCAAGTTCCCCGAGAAGCTGGAGGACGACGTGCTCCGCCCCGCGCTTGTGGCCAAGTTCCGCGTCGCCCGGCTGTACGGGAGAATCATCTGCCCCGATGGCGCCACCCAGCTGGAGAACCTCGACAAATCCTTGGAGTGTTACCGCTTCGTGGTGGACTACTGCGAGCAGGACACCGAGGCCAAGAAGGCAGTGGAGACCGAGCTGGAGCTGAGCGAGGAGATGGCCGGCCTCCTCCCTATAAAGATTGAGCGGCTGAGAGCGAAGCAGGCTGCCTTAAACTGA
- the LOC107077316 gene encoding myb-related transcription factor, partner of profilin-like: MQPRERMRKHKFTEAELAILIEEVTHKEDMLFGLQGNGMTTYEKNKLWVDIAHRLYAVSGMQRTISEIKRRWQDLKRRTKQKVEDAKLHIARNSPTSSLYLTAMEQKVYGSLNIHTIVKQEDIAQPPLQEETCHARDTGSSEYYEEESSEQKASGLQTHTCQDPSGALQTPPHTYAEQSSSSPFGNQEISPEGSSTFSRRNKVEPAASEGSPARGTAQGSYPALRGHLKAWSGMSCNKTVPLGSFEQQLLRAHREHTAALKDGFRTLTRQNRLIYREMCETNKNIARIASCLAEKNESVSDLAEELVGIHHKITESIDATNCLQDRVIDLLASQQERSVFVVPSAVKAPVPTSSIVEQENTARREETM, from the exons ATGCAGCCGAGAGAAAGAATGCGCAAACATAAATTCACAGAAGCTGAATTAGCCATCTTAATCGAAGAGGTGACACATAAAGAAGACATGTTATTTGGCCTGCAGGGTAATGGCATGACAACCTATGAGAAAAATAAGCTCTGGGTTGACATCGCGCACAGGCTGTACGCGGTGTCTGGCATGCAGCGCACGATTAGCGAGATAAAAAGGAGGTGGCAAGACCTGAAGCGAAGAACCAAGCAGAAAGTTGAAGACGCAAAGCTTCACATTGCCAGGAACAGCCCCACCTCATCTTTGTACCTCACAGCCATGGAACAGAAAGTGTACGGCTCTCTCAATATCCACACCATTGTGAAACAAGAAGATATCGCACAGCCACCTCTTCAGGAAG AGACTTGTCATGCTAGAGACACTGGCTCCTCAGAATACTATGAAGAAGAATCTTCAGAACAGAAGGCTTCGGGCTTACAGACTCATACCTGTCAAGACCCTTCAGGTGCCCTTCAGACGCCCCCACACACCTACGCAGAGCAGTCCAGCTCCAGCCCATTTGGAAACCaagaaatttcaccagaaggaAGCAGCACTTTTTCACGTCGGAACAAAGTAGAACCTGCAGCAAGCGAGGGCTCTCCTGCCAGAGGGACAGCGCAGGGCTCCTATCCTGCACTGAGGGGGCATTTGAAAGCCTGGAGTGGGATGAGCTGTAACAAGACTGTGCCACTGGGGTCCTTCGAGCAGCAGCTCCTGAGGGCTCACCGGGAGCACACCGCCGCTCTCAAGGACGGCTTCCGCACCCTCACCAGGCAGAACAGACTGATCTACAGGGAGATGTGCGAAACCAACAAGAACATCGCCCGCATTGCCTCCTGCCTCGCGGAAAAGAACGAGAGCGTGTCGGACCTGGCCGAGGAGCTCGTGGGCATCCATCACAAGATCACGGAGAGCATCGACGCCACCAACTGTCTCCAGGACAGGGTGATCGACCTGCTGGCATCCCAGCAGGAGCGCTCCGTCTTCGTGGTGCCCAGTGCTGTGAAGGCCCCTGTGCCCACTTCCTCCATTGTGGAGCAGGAGAACACTGCACGCAGAGAGGAAACAATGTGA
- the LOC107077315 gene encoding myb-related transcription factor, partner of profilin-like, with product MTQPRERMRKHKFTDAELDVLIEEVTQREDVLFGLQGNRLTTREKYKIWFDITERVCATSGIQRSINEVKRRWQDLKRRTKAKVIEARRHMPRNSPSSSLYLTSMEQRVYDSLNIHTVVKDEEQDSTLSSLPEDSFLVTVMDTASRENCQQPADLQQVTTKAHHREESSATPVVQIQHTYTEPTPIPFSNSDINIVNQVRSRYAFRSKVEAIASEGSPTRETAQGSYPALRGHLKAWSGTSCNKTVPLGSFEQQLLRAHREHTAALKDGFRTLTRQNRLIYREMCETNKNIARIASCLAEKNESVSDLAEELVGIHHKITESIDATNCLQDRVIDLLASQQERSVFVVPSAVKAPVPTSSIVEQENTARKADKKD from the exons ATGACACAGCCAAGGGAACGCATGAGGAAGCACAAATTCACAGATGCAGAGTTGGACGTCTTAATCGAAGAAGTGACCCAAAGGGAAGACGTGCTGTTCGGCTTGCAGGGAAACCGCCTGACAACGCGGGAGAAGTACAAGATCTGGTTCGACATTACAGAGAGGGTGTGCGCCACTTCGGGCATTCAGCGCTCAATAAACGAGGTCAAAAGGCGCTGGCAGGACCTGAAACGTCGAACCAAAGCCAAGGTTATAGAGGCACGACGTCACATGCCTCGAAACAGTCCTTCTTCCTCCCTTTACCTGACCTCCATGGAGCAGAGAGTGTACGACTCCTTGAATATCCACACTGTTGTCAAAGATGAGGAGCAGGACTCAACACTGAGCAGCCTTCCCGAAG ACTCTTTCCTTGTCACGGTCATGGATACAGCATCACGAGAAAATTGCCAACAGCCTGCTGATCTCCAACAAGTCACAACAAAGGCTCATCACCGTGAGGAATCTTCTGCCACTCCTGTAGTCCAGATACAGCACACCTACACAGAACCTACTCCCATACCCTTTTCAAACAGCGACATCAACATTGTTAACCAGGTGCGCAGCAGATATGCATTTCGCAGCAAAGTGGAGGCTATAGCAAGCGAGGGCTCTCCCACCAGGGAGACAGCGCAGGGCTCCTATCCTGCACTGAGGGGGCATTTGAAAGCCTGGAGTGGGACGAGCTGTAACAAGACTGTGCCACTGGGGTCCTTCGAGCAGCAGCTCCTGAGGGCTCACCGGGAGCACACCGCCGCTCTCAAGGACGGCTTCCGCACCCTCACCAGGCAGAACAGACTGATCTACAGGGAGATGTGCGAAACCAACAAGAACATCGCCCGCATTGCCTCCTGCCTCGCGGAAAAGAACGAGAGCGTGTCGGACCTGGCCGAGGAGCTCGTGGGCATCCATCACAAGATCACAGAGAGCATCGACGCCACCAACTGTCTCCAGGACAGGGTGATCGACCTGCTGGCATCCCAGCAGGAGCGCTCCGTCTTCGTGGTGCCCAGTGCTGTGAAGGCCCCTGTGCCCACTTCCTCCATTGTGGAGCAGGAGAACACTGCACGCAAAGCAGACAAAAAAGACTAA